The following proteins come from a genomic window of Panicum hallii strain FIL2 chromosome 8, PHallii_v3.1, whole genome shotgun sequence:
- the LOC112903557 gene encoding uncharacterized protein LOC112903557, whose translation MAAATANAVNTVTGYLKSIEPLNGTNYPSWYKDVNVAIAVCEYDLALRQDKPAEPADPDGDRTAIEKWERSDRMANMIIKNTITPAICGAIPDKDQDGNDLSARAYLAKVEENFKSSSKTYASTLIMKMLTSQYDGQSGIREHIMSMCDMANKLKTLDMAISDGFLVHFIMTSLPVQYSPFKISYNTQKATWSMAELISYCVEEEERQKAERMKDAVNMVSERFGRVSMNNTSKHQAESGSNRQHKKKFKGHKSKAVSHKKTSNERLCKFCKSPKYEQKECHGFKEWLKNKGIQFDPNYKRGGAKPKSG comes from the exons ATGGCTGCTGCAACTGCTAACGCTG TGAACACTGTGACGGGCTACCTGAAATCCATTGAGCCACTGAATGGCACCAACTATCCAAGCTGGTATAAAGATGTTAATGTTGCCATTGCTGTGTGCGAGTATGATCTCGCCTTACGTCAAGACAAGCCAGCAGAGCCCGCTGATCCCGATGGTGATCGTACTGCCATTGAGAAGTGGGAGAGATCAGACAGGATGGCCAACATGATCATTAAGAACACGATCACTCCGGCCATCTGTGGTGCTATTCCTGATAAggaccaggatggtaatgatcTGAGCGCCAGGGCATATCttgccaaggtggaggagaacTTTAAGAGTTCTTCCAAGACTTATGCTAGCACCCTGATCATGAAGATGCTGACTTCACAGTATGATGGGCAAAGTGGAATCAGGGAGCACATTATGAGCATGTGTGACATGGCAAATAAGCTGAAGACACTGGATATGGCTATCTCTGATGGTTTTCTGGTGCACTTCATCATGACTTCTCTGCCAGTACAGTACAGTCCCTTCAAAATAAGCTACAACACTCAGAAGGCGACTTGGAGCATGGCTGAGCTCATTAGTTATTGtgttgaggaagaagaaaggcagaaagCTGAAAGGATGAAGGATGCTGTCAACATGGTCAGCGAGCGCTTTGGGCGTGTTAGCATGAATAACACTTCCAAGCATCAGGCTGAGTCTGGCAGCAACAGGCAGCATAAGAAAAAGTTTAAGGGCCATAAGAGCAAGGCCGTGTCACATAAGAAGACCTCTAATGAGAGGCTGTGCAAGTTCTGCAAGTCACCTAAATATGAGCAGAAGGAATGTCATGGATTTAAGGAGTGGCTTAAGAACAAAG GTATTCAGTTCGATCCGAACTATAAGAGAGGGGGAGCGAAGCCTAAGAGTGGCTGA
- the LOC112902320 gene encoding ankyrin repeat protein SKIP35-like — protein MEVERKKNSQIGSKGKEVQSKNSRREEQESGVQSKNLRREEPPASSEVDVDEPAVADQGATVDGASNGSSKESPLQPKDSKNSKGCVGKKSRSVSSDFGEELDLELGNSDKESERQQERKLSRQDRVELCRLFQHAVTSQDWESAEGLVGKADTQGLNDVLCVAVDAIWFLSDRDELYAVVGLIKRIVFEGAKDFTRAALRTSFLASCVSACRGRSTSLADAVSFMGQKLHERLQESQGDEVLKAEASAKVHKFTEWALKCIGLHSRVRENKGKGNHDTVIEVQLQLSAFKTFLDLADNELTGKDFTEAFDAACFPLTLFSTTFDQGWASGISAAAIQGLLELLVEGGADNVNQCFLEAARYGSTELVRILLQIAQRNSLDIDVDLALGFAAHYGKIETMGCLVEEGNAVGFLGPLMRAAERGCLQVVEWFVNHGCREMELCLALTAATSSSQIAVAAYLVPLVPQHVLAPLSIEIIKAAGERTTGSLHGVDFLLRSDFLNDPAATYAVADSIAKSADEAVDARLRSFMNEHWSEAAFSAGFEYAQQHFVNFMRIMERGESPICLRDLPVELVIAMAYLPLYKECINSSGQLLPQRLRGQLVEAASRLEGRQMDRGSQSRELLAILEHHIPHFMTQT, from the exons ATGGAagtggagaggaagaagaattcGCAG ATTGGATCCAAGGGCAAGGAGGTTCAGAGCAAGAATTCGAGGAGGGAGGAGCAAGAATCCGGGGTTCAGAGCAAGAATCTGAGGCGGGAGGAGCCACCAGCATCTTCAGAGGTGGACGTGGATGAGCCAGCCGTTGCCGACCAAGGCGCCACGGTTGATGGTGCCAGTAATGGCAGCTCCAAGGAGAGCCCCTTGCAACCCAAGGATTCCAAGAACTCAAAGGGTTGTGTGGGCAAGAAGTCGAGATCGGTGAGCTCCGACTTTGGGGAGGAGCTAGATTTGGAGCTTGGGAACAGTGACAAAGAGAGTGAGAGGCAGCAGGAGAGGAAGCTCTCGAGGCAAGACCGGGTCGAGCTTTGCCGGTTGTTCCAGCACGCGGTGACCTCACAAGACTGGGAGAGTGCTGAGGGGCTGGTAGGGAAGGCTGATACACAGGGGCTCAATGATGTGCTCTGCGTGGCAGTGGATGCAATTTGGTTCTTGAGCGACAGGGACGAGCTGTATGCTGTTGTGGGGTTGATCAAGAGGATTGTGTTCGAGGGCGCGAAGGATTTCACACGTGCTGCGCTCCGGACGTCGTTCCTCGCATCGTGTGTATCGGCATGCAGGGGACGGTCGACTAGCCTTGCTGATGCTGTGAGCTTCATGGGTCAAAA ATTGCATGAACGACTTCAAGAATCCCAAGGCGATGAGGTATTGAAGGCAGAAGCTAGTGCAAAGGTGCACAAGTTTACAGAATGGGCTCTAAAGTGCATTGGGCTACATTCACGTGTGCGAGAAAACAAGGGTAAAGGAAACCACGACACTGTCATCGAGGTTCAGCTTCAGTTGTCTGCTTTCAAGACATTTCTGGATCTTGCTGATAATGAGCTTACTGGGAAGGATTTTACAGAGGCATTTGATGCTGCATGCTTCCCTCTTACACTCTTCTCAACCACCTTTGACCAAGGGTGGGCATCAGGAATATCTGCAGCTGCAATACAAGGGCTATTAGAGTTGTTGGTAGAGGGTGGTGCAGACAATGTGAACCAATGCTTTCTTGAAGCTGCACGTTATGGAAGCACTGAACTCGTGCGGATCTTACTTCAG ATTGCTCAAAGGAACAGCTTGGACATTGATGTGGATCTAGCCCTTGGCTTTGCCGCTCACTATGGGAAGATTGAAACCATGGGATGCTTGGTTGAAGAAGGTAATGCTGTTGGCTTTCTTGGCCCTTTAATGCGGGCTGCTGAGCGTGGATGCCTCCAAGTGGTGGAATGGTTTGTTAACCACGGGTGTCGAGAAATGGAGCTTTGCTTAGCCCTTACTGCTGCCACCTCCAGTAGCCAGATTGCAGTGGCTGCTTATCTTGTGCCTCTTGTCCCGCAACATGTTCTTGCCCCCCTCAGCATTGAAATCATCAAGGCTGCTGGTGAGAGGACCACAGGTTCCCTGCATGGTGTGGATTTTCTTCTCCGCTCGGACTTCCTCAATGACCCAGCTGCCACATATGCTGTGGCAGATAGTATCGCAAAATCTGCAGATGAGGCTGTGGATGCAAGGCTTAGGTCTTTCATGAACGAGCACTGGAGTGAGGCAGCTTTTTCTGCAGGATTCGAATATGCACAACAGCACTTTGTTAACTTCATGAGGATAATGGAAAGGGGTGAATCACCAATCTGCCTAAGGGATCTCCCGGTTGAGCTGGTGATTGCCATGGCCTACCTGCCACTCTACAAGGAATGCATCAATTCCAGTGGGCAACTTCTGCCGCAAAGGCTTAGAGGTCAGCTTGTGGAGGCTGCAAGCAGGCTCGAGGGCCGGCAAATGGATAGGGGTAGCCAAAGCAGAGAGCTCTTGGCCATCTTGGAGCACCACATCCCACATTTCATGACTCAAACTTGA
- the LOC112872446 gene encoding putative protease Do-like 14 isoform X1 — protein MLLRGGRRAALLLAAAGVTGAGALARRDPDTAVYASASPPLRQALSAAAEGLRSGTRLFSPWLLPPPHQGFPILNSFVSASVSPADLSSQGSAGSSDDSRCCPGCLGRNSIAKAASAVGPAVVNISCMQDAHGWRLEESIGSGTIIDPDGTILTCAHVVADFQSTKAVVRGKVSVTLQDGREFEGVVLNADRHSDIAVVKIKSKTPLPAARLGSSSRLQPGDWVVALGCPLSLQNTVTAGIVSCVDRKSSDLGLGGLRREYLQTDCAINQGNSGGPLVNLDGEIIGVNVMKVRNADGLSFAVPIDSVVKIVDNFKRNGRVVRPWLGLKMLDLNPMIISQLKEKSSTFPDVRKGVLVPMVTPGSPAEQAGFRPGDVVVEFGGRPVESIKEIIDIMGDKVGVPFKVLVKRANNVTATLTVIPEEADASR, from the exons ATGCTCCTCCggggcggccgccgcgccgcgctcctcctcgccgccgccggcgtcacgGGCGCCGGGGCCCTCGCGCGCCGCGACCCCGACACGGCCGTCTACGCCTCGGCCTCCCCGCCCCTCCGCCAggccctctccgccgccgccgaggggcTCCGCTCCGGCACCCGCCTCTTCTCCCCGTggctgcttcctcctcctcaccAAG GGTTCCCAATACTAAATTCCTTTGTGTCTGCATCGGTTTCACCTGCTGACTTAAGCAGCCAAGGTTCTGCTGGAAGCTCGGATGATTCAAGATGTTGCCCAGGGTGTCTAGGAAGGAATTCGATTGCCAAAGCAGCATCTGCAGTTGGTCCTGCTGTTGTAAACATTTCTTGTATGCAAG ATGCTCATGGGTGGCGCCTGGAGGAGAGCATTGGATCAGGAACTATAATAGATCCGGATGGGACGATATTGACATGCGCGCATGTTGTTGCAGATTTTCAGAGCACAAAAGCAGTTGTGAGGGGAAAG GTTAGTGTAACTTTACAAGATGGTCGTGAATTTGAAGGTGTTGTCCTTAATGCTGACCGCCACTCTGACATCGCTGTTGTGAAGATTAAATCTAAGACCCCATTACCGGCTGCCAGGCTTGGATCGTCATCTAGACTTCAACCAGGTGATTGGGTTGTTGCTTTGGGCTGTCCACTTTCTCTTCAGAACACGGTTACAGCTGGTATTGTCAG TTGTGTTGACCGGAAAAGCAGTGATCTGGGTCTTGGAGGATTACGAAGGGAGTATCTGCAAACAGATTGCGCCATTAATCAG GGGAATTCTGGTGGCCCTCTTGTGAACCTTGATGGTGAGATTATTGGAGTTAATGTGATGAAAGTCAGGAATGCTGATGGTTTGAGTTTTGCAGTACCAATTGATTCTGTCGTTAAAATAGTGGATAACTTCAAGAGAAATGG GAGAGTTGTGAGGCCATGGCTTGGTTTAAAGATGCTTGACCTGAATCCCATGATCATTTCACAGCTCAAAGAAAAATCAAGtacttttccagatgtaagaaAAGGAGTGCTTGTTCCTATG GTTACACCAGGATCTCCAGCTGAGCAGGCAGGATTTCGACCTGGGGATGTGGTGGTTGAATTTGGTGGCAGACCAGTTGAAAGCATCAAAGAG ATCATTGATATCATGGGGGACAAGGTGGGAGTGCCATTTAAAGTTCTTGTTAAAAGAGCGAACAATGTGACAGCGACTTTAACTGTGATACCAGAGGAGGCCGATGCCAGCAGATGA
- the LOC112872446 gene encoding putative protease Do-like 14 isoform X2: MLLRGGRRAALLLAAAGVTGAGALARRDPDTAVYASASPPLRQALSAAAEGLRSGTRLFSPWLLPPPHQGFPILNSFVSASVSPADLSSQGSAGSSDDSRCCPGCLGRNSIAKAASAVGPAVVNISCMQDAHGWRLEESIGSGTIIDPDGTILTCAHVVADFQSTKAVVRGKIKSKTPLPAARLGSSSRLQPGDWVVALGCPLSLQNTVTAGIVSCVDRKSSDLGLGGLRREYLQTDCAINQGNSGGPLVNLDGEIIGVNVMKVRNADGLSFAVPIDSVVKIVDNFKRNGRVVRPWLGLKMLDLNPMIISQLKEKSSTFPDVRKGVLVPMVTPGSPAEQAGFRPGDVVVEFGGRPVESIKEIIDIMGDKVGVPFKVLVKRANNVTATLTVIPEEADASR; encoded by the exons ATGCTCCTCCggggcggccgccgcgccgcgctcctcctcgccgccgccggcgtcacgGGCGCCGGGGCCCTCGCGCGCCGCGACCCCGACACGGCCGTCTACGCCTCGGCCTCCCCGCCCCTCCGCCAggccctctccgccgccgccgaggggcTCCGCTCCGGCACCCGCCTCTTCTCCCCGTggctgcttcctcctcctcaccAAG GGTTCCCAATACTAAATTCCTTTGTGTCTGCATCGGTTTCACCTGCTGACTTAAGCAGCCAAGGTTCTGCTGGAAGCTCGGATGATTCAAGATGTTGCCCAGGGTGTCTAGGAAGGAATTCGATTGCCAAAGCAGCATCTGCAGTTGGTCCTGCTGTTGTAAACATTTCTTGTATGCAAG ATGCTCATGGGTGGCGCCTGGAGGAGAGCATTGGATCAGGAACTATAATAGATCCGGATGGGACGATATTGACATGCGCGCATGTTGTTGCAGATTTTCAGAGCACAAAAGCAGTTGTGAGGGGAAAG ATTAAATCTAAGACCCCATTACCGGCTGCCAGGCTTGGATCGTCATCTAGACTTCAACCAGGTGATTGGGTTGTTGCTTTGGGCTGTCCACTTTCTCTTCAGAACACGGTTACAGCTGGTATTGTCAG TTGTGTTGACCGGAAAAGCAGTGATCTGGGTCTTGGAGGATTACGAAGGGAGTATCTGCAAACAGATTGCGCCATTAATCAG GGGAATTCTGGTGGCCCTCTTGTGAACCTTGATGGTGAGATTATTGGAGTTAATGTGATGAAAGTCAGGAATGCTGATGGTTTGAGTTTTGCAGTACCAATTGATTCTGTCGTTAAAATAGTGGATAACTTCAAGAGAAATGG GAGAGTTGTGAGGCCATGGCTTGGTTTAAAGATGCTTGACCTGAATCCCATGATCATTTCACAGCTCAAAGAAAAATCAAGtacttttccagatgtaagaaAAGGAGTGCTTGTTCCTATG GTTACACCAGGATCTCCAGCTGAGCAGGCAGGATTTCGACCTGGGGATGTGGTGGTTGAATTTGGTGGCAGACCAGTTGAAAGCATCAAAGAG ATCATTGATATCATGGGGGACAAGGTGGGAGTGCCATTTAAAGTTCTTGTTAAAAGAGCGAACAATGTGACAGCGACTTTAACTGTGATACCAGAGGAGGCCGATGCCAGCAGATGA